A single Spiroplasma floricola 23-6 DNA region contains:
- a CDS encoding DUF805 domain-containing protein translates to MDYGLELLILVTNCRYNENDLNIKKIDRRAFRDFFSFNMFKIIVISLCIFGIYDTIKFKKESLLIFTSVILGFTTISLIINCLVLTKNLFNILKREDINKPKWLFISLSFFPILNFIALVIFYIVFQKSLRKKDYKFISLNRNPQNPEW, encoded by the coding sequence ATGGACTATGGATTGGAGCTGCTAATATTAGTTACAAATTGCCGTTATAATGAAAATGATTTGAATATTAAAAAAATAGATAGAAGAGCTTTTAGAGATTTCTTTTCTTTTAACATGTTTAAAATAATAGTTATTTCTCTTTGTATTTTTGGAATTTATGATACTATAAAATTTAAAAAGGAAAGTTTGTTAATTTTTACATCAGTAATACTGGGTTTCACAACTATTTCATTAATAATTAATTGTCTGGTTTTAACAAAGAATTTATTTAATATTTTAAAGAGAGAAGATATTAATAAACCAAAATGATTATTTATTTCTTTAAGCTTTTTTCCAATATTAAATTTTATAGCTCTAGTTATTTTTTATATAGTATTTCAAAAATCACTTAGAAAAAAAGATTATAAATTTATAAGTTTAAATAGAAATCCACAAAATCCTGAATGATAA